Within Streptomyces roseirectus, the genomic segment CGTCCCGGGCGAGTTTCCGGGCCCCGTTCCTCGCGCACGTGGCGGGCGAGCCGCTGCGGCTGGCCTGAGGAGGCGCCGTGACCGTGCCGGACGTCCTGCCCGACCGCCATGAGCTGGGCCGCCTCTACCGGGGCCGGCTCAGCAAGGGCCGCGCCACCCTCGGTGAGCTGTTCGGCGGCCATGTCGAGGTCGCCTCCGAGGGCGCCCACGTCTTCACCGCCGACGGCCGCAGGTTCCTCAACTGCGGCGGCTACGGCGTCTTCCTCACCGGGGCGCGCCACCCCGCCGTCGTGCGCCGGGTGGCGGCGCAGTTGCACGCCCACCCCGTCGCCACCCGTATCTTCCTGGAGCCGCAGGCCGCGCTGGCCGCCGACGCCCTGGTGTCCGTCGCGCCCGAGGGGCTGAGCCGGGTGCACTTCGCGGGGTCGGGCGCCGAGGCGGTGGAGACGGCCATCAAGCTGGCCCGTACCCGGGGCCGCACGCGGCTGGTCGCCACCGACGGCGGCTATCACGGCAAGACGATGGGCGCCCTGTCCCTCACCGGCAAGAGCCTCTTCCAGGACCCGTTCCGCCCCCTGCTGCCCGGCACGGCGCACGTCCCCTACGGCGACGCCGGCGCCCTGCGGGACGTCCTCGCGCGGATCCCGGGCGAGGGCTGCGTGTTCGTGGAGCCGGTGCAGGGCGAGGCCGGCGTGGTGATCCCGCCGCCCGGCTACCTGACTCAAGTGGCGGCGCTGTGCCGGGAGTTCGGCGCCCTCCTGGTCCTGGACGAGATCCAGACGGGGCTCGGCCGGCTGGGCACCTGGTGGGGCGCGGACGCGGAGGGCGTCGTCCCGGACATGCTGCTCGTCGGCAAGGGGCTCAGCGGCGGGGTCGTCCCCGTGTCCGCGGTCG encodes:
- a CDS encoding aspartate aminotransferase family protein, encoding MTVPDVLPDRHELGRLYRGRLSKGRATLGELFGGHVEVASEGAHVFTADGRRFLNCGGYGVFLTGARHPAVVRRVAAQLHAHPVATRIFLEPQAALAADALVSVAPEGLSRVHFAGSGAEAVETAIKLARTRGRTRLVATDGGYHGKTMGALSLTGKSLFQDPFRPLLPGTAHVPYGDAGALRDVLARIPGEGCVFVEPVQGEAGVVIPPPGYLTQVAALCREFGALLVLDEIQTGLGRLGTWWGADAEGVVPDMLLVGKGLSGGVVPVSAVVATPETFAAFDRDPYLHTSTFSGAPLAMAAARGAIEAIRDDDLVARARTLGARLLADLRAIVTGHFGGAVREVRGRGLMLGVEFAEPGPAGDLLIELIQHGVIANHSLNSHLVLRLTPPAVLDDADVDVLRTAMDRACRIQAARYTPTPGGV